A genomic stretch from Gorilla gorilla gorilla isolate KB3781 chromosome 20, NHGRI_mGorGor1-v2.1_pri, whole genome shotgun sequence includes:
- the LOC101138219 gene encoding zinc finger protein 613 isoform X1: MIKSQESLTLEDVAVEFTWEEWQLLGPAQKDLYRDVMLENYSNLVSVGYQASKPDALFKLEQGEPWTVENEIHSQICPEIKKVDNHLQMHSQKQRCLKRVEQCHKRNAFGNIIRQKKSDFPLRQNHDTFDLHGKIPKSNLSLVNQNKRYEINNSVGVNGDGKSFLHAKHEQFHNEMNFPKGGNSVNTNSQFIKHQRTQNIDKPHVCTECGKAFLKKSRLIYHQRVHTGEKPHGCSICGKAFSRKSGLTEHQRNHTGEKPYECTECDKAFRWKSQLNAHQKIHTGEKSYICSDCGKGFIKKSRLINHQRVHTGEKPHGCSLCGKAFSKRSRLTEHQRTHTGEKPYECTECDKAFRWKSQLNAHQKAHTGEKSYICRDCGKGFIQKGNLIVHQRIHTGEKPYICNECGKGFIQKGNLVIHRRTHTGEKPYVCNECGKGFSQKTCLISHQRFHTGKTPFVCTECGKSCSHKSGLINHQRIHTGEKPYTCSDCGKAFRDKSCLNRHRRTHTGERPYGCSDCGKAFSHLSCLVYHKGMLHAREKRVGSVKLENPCSESHSLSHTRDLIQDKDSVNMVTLQMPSVAAQTSLTNSAFQADSKVAIVSQPVARSSVSADSRICTE; this comes from the exons GAATCACTGACCCTGGAGGATGTGGCTGTGGAGTTCACTTGGGAGGAGTGGCAGCTCCTCGGCCCTGCTCAGAAGGACCTGTACCGAGACGTGATGTTGGAGAACTATAGCAACCTCGTGTCAGTGG GGTATCAAGCCAGCAAACCAGATGCACTCTTCAAGTTGGAACAAGGAGAGCCATGGACAGTGGAAAATGAAATCCACAGCCAAATCTGTCCAG AAATCAAGAAAGTTGACAATCATCTACAGATGCACTCACAAAAGCAAAGATGTCTGAAGAGAGTGGAACAGTGCCATAAACGTAATGCATTTGGAAACATCATTCGTCAGAAGAAAAGTGATTTTCCTTTAAGGCAAAATCATGATACATTTGACTTACATGGGAAAATACCTAAATCAAATTTAAGTTTAGTCAACCAGAACAAAAGGTATGAAATCAATAATTCTGTGGGGGTTAATGGAGATGGGAAATCCTTCCTTCATGCCAAGCATGAACAATTTCATAATGAAATGAACTTCCCCAAAGGTGGAAATTCTGTGAATACAAATTCACAATTCATTAAGCATCAGCGAACTCAAAACATAGATAAACCCCATGTATGCACTGAGTGTGGAAAGGCTTTCCTCAAGAAGTCTCGCCTCATCTATCATCAGAGAGTTCACACTGGGGAGAAACCTCATGGATGCAGTATATGTGGGAAAGCCTTCTCCAGAAAGTCCGGGCTCACTGAACACCAGAGAAACCACAcaggtgagaaaccctatgaatgcacTGAATGTGACAAAGCATTCCGCTGGAAATCACAGCTCAATGCACACCAGAAAATTCATACAGGAGAGAAGTCATATATATGCAGTGATTGTGGAAAAGGCTTCATCAAGAAGTCTCGgctcattaatcatcagagagttcatacaggagagaaaccaCATGGATGCAGCCTGTGTGGGAAGGCCTTCTCCAAAAGGTCCAGGCTCACTGAACACCAGAGAactcatacaggagagaaaccctatgaatgcacTGAATGTGACAAAGCATTCCGCTGGAAATCACAGCTCAATGCACATCAGAAAGCTCACACAGGAGAGAAGTCATATATATGCCGTGATTGTGGAAAAGGCTTCATTCAGAAGGGAAATCTCATTGTACATCAgcgaattcatactggagaaaaaccctatATATGCAATGAATGTGGAAAAGGCTTCATCCAAAAGGGCAACCTCGTTATTCATCGGCgtactcacactggagagaaaccctatgtaTGCAATGAATGTGGGAAAGGCTTCAGCCAGAAGACATGTTTAATATCCCATCAGAGATTTCACACAGGAAAGACACCCTTTGTATGTACTGAGTGTGGAAAATCCTGCTCACACAAGTCAGGTCTCATTAACCACCAGAGAAttcacacaggagagaaaccctatacATGCAGTGACTGTGGGAAAGCTTTCAGAGATAAATCATGTCTCAACAGACATCGGAGAACTCATACAGGGGAGAGACCCTACGGATGCTCTGATTGTGGGAAAGCTTTCTCCCACTTGTCATGCCTTGTTTATCATAAGGGAATGCTGCATGCAAGAGAGAAACGTGTAGGTTCAGTCAAATTGGAAAATCCTTGCTCAGAGAGTCATAGCTTATCACATACACGTGATCTCATACAGGATAAAGACTCTGTTAACATGGTGACTCTGCAGATGCCTTCTGTGGCAGCTCAGACCTCATTAACTAACAGTGCGTTCCAAGCAGATAGCAAAGTAGCCATTGTGAGCCAGCCTGTTGCCAGAAGTTCAGTCTCAGCAGATAGTAGAATTTGCAcagaataa
- the LOC101138219 gene encoding zinc finger protein 613 isoform X2, protein MLENYSNLVSVGYQASKPDALFKLEQGEPWTVENEIHSQICPEIKKVDNHLQMHSQKQRCLKRVEQCHKRNAFGNIIRQKKSDFPLRQNHDTFDLHGKIPKSNLSLVNQNKRYEINNSVGVNGDGKSFLHAKHEQFHNEMNFPKGGNSVNTNSQFIKHQRTQNIDKPHVCTECGKAFLKKSRLIYHQRVHTGEKPHGCSICGKAFSRKSGLTEHQRNHTGEKPYECTECDKAFRWKSQLNAHQKIHTGEKSYICSDCGKGFIKKSRLINHQRVHTGEKPHGCSLCGKAFSKRSRLTEHQRTHTGEKPYECTECDKAFRWKSQLNAHQKAHTGEKSYICRDCGKGFIQKGNLIVHQRIHTGEKPYICNECGKGFIQKGNLVIHRRTHTGEKPYVCNECGKGFSQKTCLISHQRFHTGKTPFVCTECGKSCSHKSGLINHQRIHTGEKPYTCSDCGKAFRDKSCLNRHRRTHTGERPYGCSDCGKAFSHLSCLVYHKGMLHAREKRVGSVKLENPCSESHSLSHTRDLIQDKDSVNMVTLQMPSVAAQTSLTNSAFQADSKVAIVSQPVARSSVSADSRICTE, encoded by the exons ATGTTGGAGAACTATAGCAACCTCGTGTCAGTGG GGTATCAAGCCAGCAAACCAGATGCACTCTTCAAGTTGGAACAAGGAGAGCCATGGACAGTGGAAAATGAAATCCACAGCCAAATCTGTCCAG AAATCAAGAAAGTTGACAATCATCTACAGATGCACTCACAAAAGCAAAGATGTCTGAAGAGAGTGGAACAGTGCCATAAACGTAATGCATTTGGAAACATCATTCGTCAGAAGAAAAGTGATTTTCCTTTAAGGCAAAATCATGATACATTTGACTTACATGGGAAAATACCTAAATCAAATTTAAGTTTAGTCAACCAGAACAAAAGGTATGAAATCAATAATTCTGTGGGGGTTAATGGAGATGGGAAATCCTTCCTTCATGCCAAGCATGAACAATTTCATAATGAAATGAACTTCCCCAAAGGTGGAAATTCTGTGAATACAAATTCACAATTCATTAAGCATCAGCGAACTCAAAACATAGATAAACCCCATGTATGCACTGAGTGTGGAAAGGCTTTCCTCAAGAAGTCTCGCCTCATCTATCATCAGAGAGTTCACACTGGGGAGAAACCTCATGGATGCAGTATATGTGGGAAAGCCTTCTCCAGAAAGTCCGGGCTCACTGAACACCAGAGAAACCACAcaggtgagaaaccctatgaatgcacTGAATGTGACAAAGCATTCCGCTGGAAATCACAGCTCAATGCACACCAGAAAATTCATACAGGAGAGAAGTCATATATATGCAGTGATTGTGGAAAAGGCTTCATCAAGAAGTCTCGgctcattaatcatcagagagttcatacaggagagaaaccaCATGGATGCAGCCTGTGTGGGAAGGCCTTCTCCAAAAGGTCCAGGCTCACTGAACACCAGAGAactcatacaggagagaaaccctatgaatgcacTGAATGTGACAAAGCATTCCGCTGGAAATCACAGCTCAATGCACATCAGAAAGCTCACACAGGAGAGAAGTCATATATATGCCGTGATTGTGGAAAAGGCTTCATTCAGAAGGGAAATCTCATTGTACATCAgcgaattcatactggagaaaaaccctatATATGCAATGAATGTGGAAAAGGCTTCATCCAAAAGGGCAACCTCGTTATTCATCGGCgtactcacactggagagaaaccctatgtaTGCAATGAATGTGGGAAAGGCTTCAGCCAGAAGACATGTTTAATATCCCATCAGAGATTTCACACAGGAAAGACACCCTTTGTATGTACTGAGTGTGGAAAATCCTGCTCACACAAGTCAGGTCTCATTAACCACCAGAGAAttcacacaggagagaaaccctatacATGCAGTGACTGTGGGAAAGCTTTCAGAGATAAATCATGTCTCAACAGACATCGGAGAACTCATACAGGGGAGAGACCCTACGGATGCTCTGATTGTGGGAAAGCTTTCTCCCACTTGTCATGCCTTGTTTATCATAAGGGAATGCTGCATGCAAGAGAGAAACGTGTAGGTTCAGTCAAATTGGAAAATCCTTGCTCAGAGAGTCATAGCTTATCACATACACGTGATCTCATACAGGATAAAGACTCTGTTAACATGGTGACTCTGCAGATGCCTTCTGTGGCAGCTCAGACCTCATTAACTAACAGTGCGTTCCAAGCAGATAGCAAAGTAGCCATTGTGAGCCAGCCTGTTGCCAGAAGTTCAGTCTCAGCAGATAGTAGAATTTGCAcagaataa